In Tubulanus polymorphus chromosome 8, tnTubPoly1.2, whole genome shotgun sequence, one genomic interval encodes:
- the LOC141910397 gene encoding transcription factor E2F3-like: MSRVGSDLGLPLHAFHPPMHQRGSEIMLSQTAILSPEKQGFEMMKKPSIGSGGRRVVTAGGGDASAPVGATVFDQVDFGSPPIFNNASMDWTTPLTENFKQQLAYGQKPQAKRKLDLEPAGVIVMATPNKDVGFKTPQSAKKHRPSVSMTMTPSAASPRGGGKCQLEKTRYDTSLGLLTKKFVSLLRSAPDGVLDLNRAAECLDVQKRRIYDITNVLEGIGLINKKSKNNIQWIGATPGSENQDSNQKSILSQIAKLDAKENSLDDMIRNCTRQLKLMTENADNARCAYVTYQDIRDITSFEDDTVIAIKAPPETKLEVPDPSETMQIWLKSNKGPIEVYLCPEESPSAVNNHNRSYLNDSLSSDDSRDSYLNDPALRNALLEQQDISPENDRNLFLKTEDQHSDDVPAPFLQLEPPICDEDYTFSLDYSEGLSDLFDAYDLSF; the protein is encoded by the exons ATGTCTCGCGTAGGGTCCGATCTAGGATTACCCCTGCACGCTTTTCACCCTCCTATGCACCAGCGAGGCAGCGAAATCATGCTGTCACAGACTGCTATTTTATCCCCTGAAAAACAAGGCTTTGAGATGATGAAAAAACCGAGTATCGGAAGCGGCGGCCGGCGGGTAGTGACGGCTGGAGGAGGGGACGCATCGGCACCGGTCGGGGCGACAGTTTTCGATCAAGTCGATTTTGGAAGTCCGCCGATATTTAATAATGCATCTATGGATTGGACGACACCCCTAACTGAGAACTTTAAACAGCAATTAGCTTACGGACAAAAACCTCAG GCGAAACGGAAACTGGATTTGGAACCGGCTGGCGTCATCGTCATGGCGACACCAAATAAAGATGTCGGATTTAAAACTCCGCAGAGCGCGAAGAAACATCGCCCGTCGGTTTCCATGACGATGACTCCGTCTGCGGCGAGTCCGAGAGGCGGAGGGAAGTGTCAGCTGGAGAAAACGCGCTACGATACGTCGCTAGGGTTACTCACCaaaaaatttgtcagtttGTTACGATCGGCACCAGATGGC GTGTTGGATTTGAATCGCGCGGCCGAATGTTTAGACGTTCAGAAACGTCGAATCTACGACATCACGAACGTCCTCGAAGGGATCGGTCTCATcaataaaaaatctaaaaataacatTCAATGGAT AGGAGCCACTCCTGGCAGTGAAAACCAAGATTCTAATCAGAAGTCCATCTTGTCTC AAATTGCCAAATTGGACGCTAAAGAGAACAGTTTGGATGATATGATACGTAATTGTACGCGGCAGTTAAAACTGATGACTGAAAATGCGGATAACGCCAGGTGCGCGTACGTTACCTATCAGGATATCAGAGATATCACCAGTTTCGAGGACGATACTGTCATAGCAATAAAAGCGCCACCTGAGACAAAATTAGAAGTCCCCGATCCTTCCGAG ACTATGCAAATCTGGTTGAAGAGTAATAAAGGACCGATCGAAGTTTATTTATGTCCCGAAGAGTCTCCGTCTGCTGTCAACAATCACAACCGTTCGTATTTAAACGATTCACTCAGTTCCGACGATTCCAGGGACAGTTATCTGA aTGACCCGGCATTGCGTAACGCGTTGCTCGAACAGCAGGATATATCGCCGGAAAACGATCGCAATCTCTTCCTGAAAACGGAAGATCAACATTCGGACGACGTACCCGCTCCGTTTTTACAACTAGAGCCACCTATATGCGATGAGGATTACACGTTTAGTCTCGATTATTCGGAAGGACTCTCCGATTTGTTCGACGCGTATGACTTGAGTTTCTGA
- the LOC141909651 gene encoding protein disulfide-isomerase A6 homolog, which produces MKSVVLLLVCIAAVTNALYSPSDDVVELTAANFNHKVIQSDELWLVEFYAPWCGHCQSLAPAWKKAATALKGVVKVGAVDMDVHQSVGGPYNVRGFPTIKIFAANKNSPKDYQGGRNAQAIVDAAMSHVKSMVNDRMSGGSSSGGGSKRSGSGSGGSNDVVTLTDSNFEELVLKSDDFWLVEFYAPWCGHCKRLEPEWAKAASELKGKVKLGALDATVHTTMAGRYQVQGYPTIKTFPQGKKSGDAEEYDGGRTADDIVRWALDKSAESIPPPEPKQIVSEDVLNSECENKQLCVVAVLPHILDCQSKCRNAYLKTFTETATKFKKNMWGWLWVEAAAQMELEESLGIGGFGYPAMAVMNIKKMRYSLLMGAFSDSGISEFLRSISFGRGRTVPLNKLPKISKTDPWDGKDGQLPEEEKDEL; this is translated from the exons ATGAAGTCTG TTGTATTGTTATTAGTGTGTATCGCCGCGGTGACGAATGCTTTGTATTCTCCGTCCGATGACGTTGTTGAATTAACTGCCGCTAATTTCAATCATAAAGTTATTCAAAGCGATGAATTGTGGTTGGTTGAATTTTACGCCCCCTG GTGTGGACATTGTCAGTCGTTAGCCCCTGCCTGGAAGAAAGCTGCCACTGCACTTAAA GGTGTGGTTAAAGTCGGCGCTGTAGATATGGACGTACATCAATCAGTCGGAGGCCCGTATAACGTACGCGGGTTCCCGACCATCAAAATATTCGCGGCAAATAAAAACAGTCCAAAGGATTACCAGG GTGGTCGTAACGCTCAGGCTATCGTAGATGCCGCCATGTCTCATGTTAAATCAATGGTGAATGATCGAATGTCTGGTGgtagcagcagcggcggcggaaGCAAGCGATCCGGTTCCGGATCCGGCGGTTCGAACGACGTCGTTACTTTGACCGACAGTAATTTCGAAGAGTTAGTTTTGAAAAGCGACGATTTTTGGTTGGTCGAGTTCTACGCGCCGTGGTGCGGTCACTGTAAACGTTTGGAGCCCGAGTGGGCGAAGGCTGCCTCCGAGCTGAAGGGAAAAGTGAAACTGGGAGCTTTAGACGCTACTGTACATACAACGATGGCTGGTAGATACCAG GTTCAAGGATATCCGACTATTAAAACATTCCCGCAAGGCAAGAAATCCGGAGATGCTGAGGAATACGACGGTGGCCGCACGGCAGACGACATCGTGAGATGGGCCCTCGATAAATCAGCTGAGAGCATCCCTCCTCCCGAACCTAAACAG ATTGTCAGTGAAGATGTGTTGAATTCAGAATGcgaaaataaacaattatgtgtcGTTGCCGTGTTACCGCATATCCTTGACTGCCAGTCGAAATGTCGTAACGCCTACTTAAAAACATTCACGGAGACGGCcacaaaattcaagaaaaatatGTGGGG ATGGTTGTGGGTCGAAGCCGCTGCCCAGATGGAATTAGAAGAGAGTTTAGGAATTGGTGGTTTTGGTTATCCG GCGATGGCAGTTATGAACATAAAAAAGATGAGATATTCATTGTTGATGGGAGCGTTCAGTGATAGCGGTATTAGCGAATTCCTCAG GAGCATCTCATTCGGTCGCGGGCGAACTGTACCTCTTAATAAATTACCTAAAATCAGTAAAACCGATCCATGGGACGGCAAAGATGGACAG CTACCAGAGGAGGAGAAGGATGAATTATAA